A region from the Paraburkholderia youngii genome encodes:
- a CDS encoding diacylglycerol kinase, producing MRSSRSSAEGASNGALRAVESSPDTTSIEPFDDVREPGVSGHADTVHRVNGERSRNGGPSVSGGVQRDASHDTTRDSSHDAPNEPLSPDDPLAPLPFNPYKGNRGLTRAWHAMKNSLAGFRVAIREESAFRQELTLAAILIPCGLVVPVDPVSRVLLLGSVLLVLIVELLNSSVEAAIDRISLERHELSRRAKDLGSAAVMVALGMCVMTWGVIVGPLVVGWVRAWL from the coding sequence ATGCGAAGCAGTCGATCCAGCGCCGAAGGCGCGTCGAACGGCGCGCTGCGCGCCGTCGAGTCCAGCCCCGACACCACGAGCATCGAACCGTTCGACGATGTCCGCGAGCCGGGTGTGAGCGGGCATGCGGATACCGTGCATCGGGTGAACGGCGAGAGGTCCAGGAACGGCGGCCCGAGCGTCTCGGGCGGCGTGCAACGCGACGCCAGCCACGACACAACCCGCGACTCGAGCCACGACGCCCCCAACGAACCCCTCAGCCCCGACGACCCGCTCGCCCCGCTGCCCTTCAACCCCTACAAAGGCAACCGCGGCCTCACGCGCGCATGGCACGCGATGAAAAACTCGCTGGCCGGTTTTCGCGTCGCGATTCGCGAGGAAAGCGCGTTTCGTCAGGAACTCACGCTGGCCGCGATCCTGATTCCGTGCGGCCTCGTGGTGCCCGTCGATCCCGTGTCGCGCGTGCTGCTGCTTGGCTCGGTGCTGCTCGTGCTGATCGTCGAGCTGCTCAATTCGAGCGTCGAAGCGGCGATCGACCGGATCTCGCTCGAACGTCACGAGCTCTCCCGCCGCGCGAAGGATCTCGGCAGCGCGGCCGTGATGGTCGCGCTCGGCATGTGTGTGATGACGTGGGGGGTGATCGTCGGGCCGCTGGTGGTCGGCTGGGTTCGCGCGTGGCTTTGA
- a CDS encoding LOG family protein, translating into MKSVCVYCGSSMGAKPLYAQAARAFGRALVEADLALVFGGGKVGLMGVIADTVMAEGGRAIGVIPELLVSKEVGHNGLTELHVVPDMHHRKKMMAELSDAFVAMPGGAGTLEELFEVFTWAQLGYHGKPVALLNTGGFYEPLVRVLQHTVDEGFLRKTYLDMLQIDADPLALIGKLQRYAPPARDKWAAVQSDAI; encoded by the coding sequence ATGAAGTCGGTGTGTGTCTATTGCGGCTCTTCTATGGGAGCCAAACCGTTGTATGCGCAGGCGGCGCGCGCGTTCGGCCGCGCCCTCGTCGAGGCCGATCTCGCGCTCGTGTTTGGGGGCGGCAAAGTGGGACTCATGGGCGTGATCGCCGACACCGTGATGGCCGAAGGCGGCCGCGCGATCGGCGTGATTCCCGAACTGCTCGTCAGCAAGGAGGTGGGTCATAACGGCCTGACTGAGCTGCACGTGGTGCCCGACATGCATCATCGCAAGAAGATGATGGCCGAACTATCCGATGCGTTCGTCGCGATGCCGGGCGGCGCGGGCACGCTCGAGGAGCTGTTCGAGGTCTTCACGTGGGCGCAGCTCGGCTATCACGGCAAGCCGGTCGCGCTGCTGAACACCGGCGGCTTCTACGAGCCGCTGGTCCGCGTGCTTCAGCACACGGTCGACGAAGGCTTCCTGCGCAAGACCTATCTCGACATGCTGCAAATCGACGCCGATCCGCTCGCGTTGATTGGCAAGCTGCAACGTTACGCGCCGCCCGCACGCGACAAATGGGCGGCAGTGCAAAGCGACGCGATCTGA
- a CDS encoding SDR family oxidoreductase has translation MTKAVLITGGSRGIGRATARLLGARGWCVGVNYVRDLAAAQQTVAEVEHAGGRALPIAGDVANEADVTGMFDTLQQTFGRIDALVNNAGIVAPSSQLADMDFARLKRVFDVNVLGAYLCAREAARRMSTQRGGSGGAIVNVSSAAARLGSPNEYVDYAGSKGAIDTMTIGLAKELGPQGVRVNAVRPGLIDTEIHASGGKPERAAQLGATTPLGRPGSADEVAEAIVWLLSDASSYVTGALFDVAGGR, from the coding sequence ATGACGAAAGCTGTTCTCATCACCGGCGGCAGCCGCGGCATTGGCCGCGCCACCGCGCGTCTGCTTGGCGCGCGCGGCTGGTGTGTCGGCGTGAACTACGTGCGTGACCTCGCCGCCGCGCAGCAGACGGTCGCCGAAGTCGAACATGCGGGCGGCCGCGCGCTGCCAATCGCCGGCGATGTCGCGAACGAAGCCGACGTGACCGGCATGTTCGATACGCTGCAGCAAACCTTCGGCCGCATCGATGCGCTCGTCAACAACGCCGGCATCGTCGCGCCGTCGAGCCAGCTCGCCGATATGGACTTCGCGCGTCTGAAACGCGTGTTCGACGTCAACGTGCTCGGCGCCTATCTGTGCGCACGCGAAGCGGCGCGGCGTATGTCGACCCAGCGCGGCGGCTCAGGCGGCGCGATCGTCAATGTTTCGTCGGCGGCGGCGCGGCTGGGTTCGCCGAACGAATACGTCGACTACGCGGGATCGAAAGGCGCCATCGACACGATGACCATCGGCCTCGCAAAAGAACTCGGCCCGCAGGGCGTGCGCGTGAACGCGGTGCGTCCGGGTCTGATCGACACCGAGATCCACGCGAGCGGCGGCAAGCCGGAACGCGCCGCACAACTGGGCGCGACCACGCCGCTCGGCCGCCCCGGCAGCGCCGACGAAGTCGCCGAGGCCATCGTATGGCTGCTCAGCGATGCGTCGTCGTACGTGACGGGCGCGCTGTTCGACGTTGCCGGCGGCCGGTGA
- a CDS encoding group II truncated hemoglobin, translating into MSDLNDEVSSDKPTAFELVGGEARVRELVDRFYDLMDLEADFAGIRALHPASLEGSRDKLFWFLCGWLGGPDHYISRFGHPRLRARHLPFAIASSERDQWLRCMAWAMEDIGLPEPLRERLLGSFFETADWMRNRNG; encoded by the coding sequence ATGAGCGATTTGAACGACGAAGTGTCCTCGGACAAGCCGACGGCCTTCGAACTGGTGGGCGGCGAGGCGCGTGTGCGCGAACTGGTCGACCGGTTTTACGACCTGATGGATCTCGAGGCGGATTTCGCCGGGATTCGCGCGCTGCATCCGGCATCGCTCGAGGGTTCGCGCGACAAGCTGTTCTGGTTTTTGTGCGGCTGGCTCGGCGGTCCCGATCATTACATCAGCCGCTTTGGCCATCCCCGTTTGCGCGCGCGGCATCTGCCGTTTGCGATCGCGTCGAGCGAGCGCGACCAGTGGTTGAGGTGCATGGCGTGGGCGATGGAGGACATCGGTTTGCCGGAGCCGCTGCGCGAGCGCCTGCTCGGTTCGTTCTTCGAAACCGCCGACTGGATGCGCAACCGCAATGGCTGA
- a CDS encoding ArnT family glycosyltransferase produces MQDKQSTRWRAHNASATAATSAAPAGRAQEAALTASTAHPFAGAQVQPAIRDTADSALANHSVDTAHASGSAVSADRATRGLQRWRALAAIRPLLWFVALAILCAWLVPGILGHEPWKQDETYTFGIVQHMLDTGDLVVPTNAGQPFVEKPPIYDWVATGFAWMFGRYLPLHDAARLASALFAGLTVYYTARVARRAVAVPSWFDLRVIGTLALFGGTLVVVKHVHDMMTDVALMAGAALGFCGLFELVLVHLRDDPGAASYFPMHAQAARQIKPLDARTRRHAILSGAAMFGAGVGVSLLAKGLFVPLVFGATTCAALLLYPACRSRGFAGALCLAALVCAPFALIWPICFYLRSEALFKVWLWDNNVGRFFGFSVAELGSENESHLFVLRTVLSVGFPVVPLALAALAGGAWRRWRDPRVALPMLFAGTGFAVLQTSATVRELYILPFIAPLALVAMQGVERLPARLHTGWDMTSRVLFGSAAALVWMVWSTMTNPASNHASLHLLGRWLPLDWVLPISPALIIAALVLTIGWLWLLPSFKYAGKWRGALSWCAGAMLVWGLVSTLLLPWLDYAKSYRSVFRDLGAKMDIEWNDGDCMASSGLGESEAPMLFYYTGIVHQPSEDPRTTACTWLIEESRRDNARPPAGEWRLFWSGARPGDSDELLRVFVRTPVAGKIHGDE; encoded by the coding sequence ATGCAAGACAAGCAGTCCACGCGCTGGCGCGCGCACAATGCCAGCGCGACGGCCGCGACCTCGGCCGCTCCAGCTGGCCGTGCGCAAGAGGCCGCGCTTACCGCCAGCACCGCGCACCCGTTTGCCGGCGCGCAGGTCCAGCCCGCCATTAGAGACACCGCAGATTCGGCGCTCGCGAACCACAGCGTCGACACCGCGCACGCATCGGGCTCAGCGGTTTCCGCCGACCGCGCCACGCGCGGCCTGCAGCGTTGGCGCGCGCTCGCGGCGATCCGCCCGCTGCTGTGGTTCGTCGCGCTGGCGATCCTCTGCGCGTGGCTCGTCCCCGGCATTCTCGGCCACGAGCCATGGAAGCAGGACGAAACCTACACATTCGGCATCGTCCAGCACATGCTCGATACCGGCGATTTGGTCGTGCCGACCAATGCCGGCCAGCCCTTCGTCGAAAAGCCGCCCATCTACGACTGGGTCGCCACCGGCTTCGCGTGGATGTTCGGCCGCTATCTGCCGCTGCACGATGCGGCACGGCTCGCGAGCGCGCTGTTCGCGGGCCTCACGGTGTACTACACCGCGCGGGTCGCACGTCGCGCGGTCGCTGTGCCGAGCTGGTTCGACCTGCGCGTGATCGGCACGCTCGCGCTGTTCGGCGGCACGCTCGTCGTCGTCAAGCACGTGCACGACATGATGACCGACGTCGCACTGATGGCCGGCGCCGCGCTCGGGTTTTGCGGATTGTTCGAACTCGTGCTCGTGCATCTGCGTGACGACCCGGGCGCGGCCTCGTATTTCCCGATGCATGCTCAGGCCGCCCGGCAGATCAAACCGCTCGATGCCCGCACGCGGCGTCACGCGATCCTCAGCGGCGCGGCGATGTTCGGCGCGGGTGTCGGCGTGTCGCTGCTTGCCAAGGGGCTGTTCGTGCCGCTCGTGTTCGGCGCCACCACCTGCGCGGCGCTGCTGCTCTATCCGGCATGCCGCAGCCGCGGCTTCGCGGGCGCGCTGTGCCTCGCCGCGCTCGTCTGCGCGCCATTCGCGCTGATCTGGCCGATCTGCTTCTACCTGCGCTCCGAGGCGCTCTTCAAGGTATGGCTGTGGGATAACAACGTCGGGCGCTTCTTCGGTTTTTCGGTCGCCGAGCTCGGCTCCGAAAACGAGAGCCACCTGTTCGTGCTGCGCACCGTGCTGAGCGTCGGTTTTCCGGTCGTGCCGCTCGCGCTGGCCGCGCTCGCCGGTGGCGCATGGCGGCGCTGGCGCGATCCGCGCGTGGCGTTGCCGATGCTGTTCGCGGGCACCGGTTTCGCGGTGCTGCAAACTTCGGCGACGGTCCGCGAGCTCTACATCCTGCCGTTCATCGCGCCGCTCGCGCTGGTCGCGATGCAGGGCGTCGAACGCTTGCCGGCGCGCCTGCATACCGGCTGGGATATGACGAGCCGCGTGCTGTTCGGCAGCGCGGCCGCACTCGTGTGGATGGTCTGGTCCACCATGACGAACCCGGCGAGCAACCATGCGTCGCTGCATCTGCTCGGCCGCTGGCTACCGCTCGACTGGGTGCTGCCGATTTCGCCCGCGCTGATCATCGCCGCGCTGGTGCTGACGATCGGCTGGCTGTGGCTGCTGCCGTCGTTCAAGTACGCGGGCAAATGGCGCGGCGCGCTCAGCTGGTGCGCGGGCGCGATGCTAGTCTGGGGGCTCGTCAGCACGCTGCTGCTGCCGTGGCTCGACTACGCGAAAAGCTACCGCTCGGTGTTCCGCGACCTCGGCGCGAAGATGGATATCGAATGGAACGACGGCGACTGCATGGCAAGCTCCGGACTCGGCGAATCCGAAGCGCCGATGCTCTTCTACTACACGGGCATCGTGCATCAGCCGAGCGAAGATCCGCGCACGACCGCCTGCACGTGGCTGATCGAGGAAAGCCGCCGCGACAACGCGCGGCCGCCGGCCGGCGAATGGCGGCTGTTCTGGTCCGGCGCGCGGCCGGGTGATTCGGATGAGCTATTGCGCGTGTTCGTGCGTACGCCGGTGGCGGGCAAGATACACGGCGACGAGTAA
- a CDS encoding DUF924 family protein, with translation MADTPQHAASAPYSVEADYAALEPRAREILDCWFGAPGTPEHGTERKLWFERNDAVDAMLRERFSNLIDAANAGELDAWQATPLGALALVIVLDQFSRNCHRGTPRAFATDSKALQTAQRMVASGADRLLPGVQHRAFAYLPFEHDESLASQQESLRLFKQLAQEPGGEGYYQYALRHAKVIERFGRFPHRNALLGRESSDEEIAFLREPGSSF, from the coding sequence ATGGCTGACACGCCGCAGCACGCCGCCTCGGCACCGTACTCGGTCGAAGCCGACTACGCGGCGCTCGAGCCGCGCGCGCGAGAGATTCTCGACTGCTGGTTCGGCGCGCCGGGCACGCCGGAGCACGGCACGGAGCGCAAGCTCTGGTTCGAGCGCAATGACGCCGTGGATGCGATGCTGCGCGAACGTTTCAGTAACCTGATCGATGCGGCCAACGCGGGTGAGCTCGACGCATGGCAGGCCACGCCGTTGGGCGCGTTGGCGCTCGTGATCGTGCTGGACCAGTTTTCCCGCAACTGCCATCGTGGGACGCCGCGCGCTTTCGCGACCGACAGCAAGGCGCTGCAAACCGCGCAACGAATGGTCGCGAGCGGCGCCGATCGGCTGTTGCCAGGCGTGCAGCATCGCGCGTTCGCGTATCTGCCGTTCGAGCACGATGAATCGCTCGCTAGCCAGCAGGAGTCGCTGCGGCTCTTCAAACAGCTCGCGCAGGAGCCGGGCGGTGAAGGCTACTATCAATACGCGCTGCGCCACGCGAAAGTGATCGAGCGGTTCGGCCGCTTTCCGCATCGCAACGCGTTGCTCGGACGTGAATCGAGCGACGAGGAGATCGCGTTTCTGCGCGAGCCCGGTTCGTCGTTTTGA
- a CDS encoding TetR/AcrR family transcriptional regulator, producing the protein MEAKPPRRTRERILELSLKLFNEIGEPNVTTTTIAEEMEISPGNLYYHFRNKDDIINSIFSQFEQEIEKRLRFPDDHRATIDEMWSYLQYMVDFTWRYRFLYRDLNDLLARNRTLETHFKQIISHKVRFASQFCEQLVADGEMVATPQEMQVIATNVGVIGTYWLSYQFVMNPRKYNEQEAIREELHQVSVQIVSLMAPYLRGRSRQLFDDLVSGTLPKREFYDYLPPREGAAPRNESKES; encoded by the coding sequence ATGGAAGCCAAACCTCCCCGCCGCACGCGCGAACGGATTCTCGAACTGTCGTTGAAGCTGTTCAACGAAATCGGCGAGCCGAACGTCACGACGACGACGATCGCCGAGGAAATGGAAATCAGCCCAGGCAACCTGTACTACCACTTCCGCAACAAAGACGACATCATCAACAGCATCTTCAGCCAGTTCGAGCAGGAGATCGAGAAGCGTCTGCGTTTCCCCGACGACCATCGTGCGACCATCGACGAAATGTGGTCGTATCTGCAGTACATGGTCGATTTCACTTGGCGCTACCGCTTCCTGTACCGCGACCTGAACGACCTCCTCGCGCGCAACCGCACGCTCGAGACGCATTTCAAGCAGATCATCAGCCACAAGGTGCGCTTCGCGAGCCAGTTCTGCGAGCAACTCGTCGCCGACGGCGAAATGGTCGCGACGCCGCAGGAAATGCAAGTGATCGCGACCAACGTCGGCGTGATCGGCACGTACTGGCTGTCATATCAGTTCGTGATGAATCCGCGCAAATACAACGAGCAGGAAGCGATCCGCGAGGAGCTGCATCAGGTCAGCGTGCAGATCGTCTCGCTGATGGCGCCCTATCTGCGCGGCCGCTCGCGGCAGCTGTTCGACGACCTCGTATCCGGCACACTGCCCAAGCGCGAGTTCTACGACTACTTGCCGCCGCGTGAAGGCGCCGCGCCTCGCAACGAATCGAAGGAAAGTTGA